The following proteins are co-located in the Silene latifolia isolate original U9 population chromosome 1, ASM4854445v1, whole genome shotgun sequence genome:
- the LOC141591580 gene encoding short-chain dehydrogenase reductase 2a-like, with protein sequence MHVQLASDDLLQHEAFHLQTPNIPYFSPRRLEGKVAIVTGGAGGIGEATVRLFASHGAKVVIADVIDSLGTTIANSLSPAPVTYVHCDVSVEEDVEKLVSTTMSRYGKVDIFFNNAAILGQQKRKSIMDFDGDEFDNIMRVNVKGIALGAKHAARVMVPRRTGCIISTASVAGVLGGCGPHSYTASKHAIVGLTKNVAAELGKYGIRVNCISPFGVATPMLINAWCGGEEDVCDYDLPREHKVEIVEEFVRGIANLKGATLRVQDVAEAALYLASDESRYISGHNLVIDGGFTTSKNCVGL encoded by the exons ATGCATGTTCAACTCGCCTCTGATGATTTACTTCAACATGAAGCCTTCCATTTGCAAACACCAAATATCCCTTACTTTTCACCTAGGAG GTTGGAAGGAAAAGTGGCAATTGTGACAGGTGGGGCCGGAGGAATAGGAGAAGCAACCGTGAGACTATTTGCAAGTCATGGTGCCAAGGTTGTAATTGCCGATGTCATCGACTCATTAGGCACAACAATAGCCAACTCACTGTCTCCCGCGCCAGTTACGTACGTCCATTGTGACGTAAGTGTTGAGGAGGATGTCGAGAAATTAGTCTCAACAACAATGTCGCGATATGGCAAGGTCGATATATTTTTCAACAATGCCGCTATATTAGGCCAACAAAAAAGGAAAAGTATAATGGATTTTGACGGGGATGAATTCGATAATATCATGAGAGTCAATGTTAAAGGCATTGCCTTAGGAGCTAAACATGCTGCTAGGGTTATGGTCCCTAGGAGAACTGGTTGCATCATTTCAACAGCAAGTGTAGCCGGGGTCCTAGGAGGTTGCGGACCTCACTCGTACACCGCCTCAAAACATGCAATTGTAGGGCTAACCAAGAATGTGGCGGCTGAGCTTGGAAAGTATGGTATTAGGGTTAATTGTATTTCTCCCTTTGGTGTAGCAACACCAATGTTGATTAATGCATGGTGTGGTGGCGAGGAAGACGTGTGTGATTACGATTTGCCGAGGGAGCACAAAGTGGAGATTGTGGAAGAGTTTGTGAGAGGAATTGCGAATTTGAAGGGTGCAACACTTAGGGTTCAAGATGTAGCTGAGGCTGCTCTTTATCTTGCTAGTGATGAATCTAGGTATATTAGTGGCCATAATCTTGTCATAGATGGAGGGTTTACTACATCCAAAAATTGTGTTGGTTTGTGA
- the LOC141606301 gene encoding uncharacterized protein LOC141606301, with the protein MVSAVHGDGVETLNEDGCEPKHTMSPQISPSRKGLLSDDKSPNDFPQNVTTSLSSRLKMLKISPKGHLALPPLGFQPMAKDNKKTLLDYPPTVGSLRKPFKNRLFKDIDWVSVTRMCKQWVRKPLNMALLLWVACVVMSGAILFLVMTGMLNSALPNKAQRDLWFEVNNQIISALFTLMCLYLHPKRFHHLVLLYKWNSKDSSQLRKVYCKNASYKPNERLHMMIVVVLLHINCFAQYGLCGLNLGFRRANRPALGVGICLSIAIASPAIAGLYSTLSPLGKDYECDDDKETSNQLSRQSLEKKFTFATRDEGVIIENKPEWKGGLFSLWEDFRVAYLSLLCCFCVFGWNMERLGFGNMYVHIVTFLLFCTAPFWIFNLAAVNIDNTLVREILGISGIALSVFGLLYGGFWRIQMRKRFNLPSNNSCFSRPNVVVCFQWLFCCWCSLAQEVRTGDSYEIVEDGFYFESHTRLTPLPREGGSLAQFRCDLSYLGCVNSRLAEIKPSSVKDETILEPPVPATICMEV; encoded by the coding sequence ATGGTGTCTGCTGTACATGGAGACGGAGTTGAAACCCTAAATGAAGATGGGTGTGAGCCAAAACACACTATGTCTCCCCAAATATCACCATCTCGAAAGGGATTGCTTAGTGATGACAAGTCTCCCAATGACTTCCCTCAGAATGTTACTACTAGTCTTTCTAGTAGGTTGAAGATGCTGAAAATCAGTCCCAAGGGTCATTTAGCTTTACCTCCACTTGGGTTTCAGCCAATGGCTAAAGATAACAAAAAAACATTGCTTGATTATCCTCCTACCGTGGGAAGTCTAAGGAAACCATTCAAAAATCGACTGTTTAAGGACATTGATTGGGTTTCTGTGACTCGAATGTGTAAACAATGGGTGAGGAAGCCATTGAATATGGCCCTTCTATTGTGGGTCGCTTGTGTGGTCATGTCAGGTGCGATCTTGTTCCTTGTGATGACTGGAATGTTAAACTCTGCCCTGCCTAATAAGGCACAGAGAGACCTTTGGTTTGAGGTTAACAACCAAATCATTAGTGCCCTTTTCACCCTCATGTGCCTTTACCTTCACCCAAAGCGTTTTCACCACTTAGTACTTCTGTATAAGTGGAACTCGAAGGATTCATCCCAGTTGAGGAAAGTATACTGCAAAAATGCTTCATATAAGCCGAACGAACGACTTCACATGATGATTGTCGTCGTTTTGCTTCACATTAATTGCTTTGCTCAATATGGTTTATGTGGTCTAAATTTGGGATTTAGAAGAGCTAATCGACCAGCACTTGGAGTCGGTATCTGCCTCTCAATTGCCATAGCATCTCCTGCAATTGCCGGGCTCTACTCGACTCTCAGTCCCCTTGGAAAGGACTATGAATGTGACGATGACAAGGAAACTTCAAATCAACTTAGTAGACAATCACTAGAAAAGAAATTTACTTTTGCCACTCGAGATGAAGGAGTTATCATCGAGAACAAGCCTGAGTGGAAAGGAGGGCTATTTAGCTTATGGGAAGATTTTAGAGTGGCATATCTATCTCTCTTGTGTTGTTTTTGCGTTTTTGGGTGGAACATGGAAAGGCTTGGGTTTGGGAATATGTATGTACACATTGTAACATTCCTCCTTTTTTGCACTGCCCCGTTTTGGATCTTCAACTTAGCTGCTGTGAACATTGATAACACTTTAGTAAGAGAGATTCTTGGGATTTCTGGGATCGCTCTCTCTGTGTTTGGATTACTATATGGAGGATTTTGGCGAATCCAAATGAGAAAGCGCTTCAACCTGCCGTCAAATAACTCCTGTTTCAGTAGACCAAATGTAGTTGTTTGCTTTCAGTGGCTATTCTGCTGCTGGTGCTCTTTAGCACAAGAAGTCCGGACAGGGGATTCATATGAGATTGTAGAAGACGGGTTTTATTTCGAGAGCCATACTCGGCTAACCCCTTTGCCTCGTGAAGGTGGTTCTTTGGCTCAATTCAGGTGTGACTTAAGCTATTTGGGTTGTGTAAACTCCCGGTTAGCCGAGATAAAGCCCTCTAGTGTAAAGGATGAGACTATCTTAGAACCACCTGTTCCTGCAACTATTTGTATGGAAGTTTGA